One genomic region from Bacillus sp. SLBN-46 encodes:
- a CDS encoding DUF502 domain-containing protein, which yields MKSMIKSFINGILTIVPIILVFYVIYKTFLFLDGLLGNSLKPFLKEDYIPGFGLLTTIILITLLGWLSTKFITSKIIKLIDHLLERIPIVKTIYSVIKDTVQSFLGDKKAFSKVALVVIPGTDMRSMGFITSEQVEDFYSPLKDHVAVYIPQTFQVAGFTFLIPKDQVEIIDVKPEDAMKFILSGGMTSTSKQKGKE from the coding sequence ATGAAATCAATGATTAAAAGTTTTATTAATGGGATTTTAACGATTGTTCCAATTATTCTCGTTTTCTATGTTATTTATAAGACATTTCTCTTTTTAGACGGATTACTTGGCAATAGCTTGAAACCTTTTTTAAAGGAAGATTATATTCCTGGTTTCGGATTACTAACCACCATCATCTTAATTACCCTATTAGGCTGGCTGTCAACCAAATTTATAACGAGCAAGATCATCAAACTAATTGATCATCTACTGGAAAGAATCCCAATTGTGAAAACCATTTATTCAGTTATAAAAGATACTGTCCAATCCTTTCTTGGTGACAAGAAAGCTTTCTCCAAGGTTGCACTTGTGGTCATTCCCGGAACTGACATGCGGAGTATGGGTTTTATAACTTCCGAACAGGTAGAGGATTTTTATAGTCCTCTAAAGGATCATGTGGCAGTCTATATCCCCCAAACCTTTCAGGTAGCTGGATTTACCTTCCTTATTCCAAAGGACCAGGTGGAGATTATCGATGTTAAGCCTGAGGATGCAATGAAGTTTATCCTCTCTGGGGGAATGACCTCTACATCGAAACAAAAGGGAAAAGAATAA
- a CDS encoding YjcZ family sporulation protein, translating into MYHGYGYGYGGFDGCCGPAYPTAGCGVGFGFGGFALIVVLFILLIIIGASWNFC; encoded by the coding sequence ATGTATCATGGATACGGATATGGATATGGTGGTTTTGATGGGTGCTGTGGTCCTGCATACCCAACGGCTGGTTGTGGAGTTGGCTTTGGTTTTGGAGGATTCGCGTTAATCGTTGTATTGTTCATCTTGTTAATCATCATCGGAGCAAGCTGGAACTTTTGCTAA
- a CDS encoding NAD(P)/FAD-dependent oxidoreductase has translation MNAKYDVIVVGAGPAGIFTCYELTLKMPNAKVLLVDKGHDIYRRNCPILQKKIEKCPPASGRKEFAGCLPACSITNGFGGAGAYSDGKFNITSEFGGWMTDYLSDSQVVELIRYVDEINLKHGATESITDPLTDEVRDIERRGYAAGLKLLRAQVRHLGTEQNLEILKSIFEYLTTKIEMSFKTEVEDLITEKTANGHIVKGIKLKADTNIYADKVVITPGRDGSKWLSDLLKSRRLRMISNQVDIGVRVETSNIVMQEINEHLYEGKFVFNTSVGTRVRTFCSNPSGHVVVENHSGIMLANGHAYKDPKLGSPNTNFALLVSHTFSEPFDKPNEYAHEISRLANTLSNGGLIVQKYGDILKGRRSTEKRIKEGFLEPTLKEAVPGDLGLVLPYNTLKSLVEMTEALNQVTPGLASEHTLFYGVEAKFYSARPKLNNRFETEISGLYVGGDGAGVTRGLAQASACGVWIARDIIEKTPMEQKRETIMA, from the coding sequence ATGAATGCGAAATATGATGTGATTGTAGTGGGTGCTGGCCCCGCAGGGATTTTTACCTGCTATGAACTTACACTAAAAATGCCGAACGCAAAGGTGCTATTAGTGGATAAAGGACATGATATATATCGGAGAAATTGCCCAATTTTACAGAAGAAAATTGAAAAATGCCCGCCTGCTTCGGGAAGAAAAGAGTTTGCAGGCTGCCTGCCCGCTTGCTCCATTACCAATGGGTTTGGTGGTGCGGGTGCTTATTCTGATGGTAAGTTTAATATAACTAGTGAATTTGGTGGATGGATGACAGATTATCTCTCAGATTCTCAAGTGGTTGAGTTAATTCGTTACGTCGATGAAATTAATTTAAAGCATGGTGCGACAGAAAGCATTACAGACCCATTAACAGATGAGGTTAGGGATATTGAACGTCGTGGCTATGCTGCGGGGCTAAAACTGTTACGTGCCCAAGTTCGTCACCTTGGTACGGAGCAAAATCTAGAAATTTTAAAAAGCATTTTTGAGTACTTAACAACAAAGATTGAGATGTCATTTAAAACAGAAGTTGAAGATTTAATAACAGAAAAAACAGCAAATGGGCACATTGTAAAAGGTATAAAACTGAAGGCGGACACAAATATTTATGCAGATAAAGTGGTTATTACCCCAGGAAGAGATGGTTCGAAGTGGCTTTCTGATCTATTAAAATCTCGTAGACTTCGGATGATCAGTAACCAAGTGGATATCGGTGTTAGAGTGGAGACTTCCAACATTGTCATGCAAGAAATTAATGAGCATTTGTATGAAGGAAAGTTTGTATTTAACACATCGGTGGGAACTAGGGTTCGAACTTTTTGTAGCAATCCTTCGGGACATGTGGTTGTGGAAAATCATTCGGGGATTATGTTAGCAAATGGACATGCGTATAAAGATCCAAAGCTTGGAAGTCCGAACACCAATTTTGCTTTATTAGTCTCACATACGTTCTCTGAACCATTTGATAAGCCGAATGAATATGCTCATGAAATTTCGCGTCTTGCCAATACCCTTTCTAATGGTGGACTAATTGTACAAAAGTACGGGGACATCTTAAAAGGAAGAAGATCGACAGAAAAAAGAATTAAGGAAGGTTTCTTAGAGCCAACCTTAAAAGAAGCAGTCCCTGGAGACCTTGGTTTAGTACTTCCGTATAATACATTAAAAAGTTTAGTGGAAATGACAGAGGCGCTTAATCAAGTTACCCCTGGTCTTGCGTCAGAACACACGTTATTCTACGGTGTGGAAGCAAAATTTTATTCAGCAAGACCAAAGTTAAACAACCGATTTGAAACGGAAATTAGCGGTCTTTATGTAGGTGGCGATGGAGCAGGGGTTACTCGTGGTCTTGCTCAGGCTAGTGCTTGTGGGGTTTGGATCGCTAGGGATATCATTGAAAAAACACCAATGGAACAAAAACGCGAAACGATTATGGCTTAA
- a CDS encoding aspartate aminotransferase family protein produces the protein MENSFLIKPMLDEIYPVIDYGKGIYLFDMDGKKYLDAASGAVTANIGHGTEEIIEAMQEQAKKVSFVYRSQFTSEPAEKLAKKIAELTPGDLNWSFFVNSGSEATETAMKMAIQYWQEKGIQTKNKVLSRWVSYHGITLGALSMSGHTGRRARFVPLLEEFPVINPPYCYRCPYNLEAPSCHFLCAQELETAILRIGAEQIAAFIAEPVIGAAGGAITPPKDYFKKIKEICEKHDILFIADEVMTGFGRTGTMLACEYWSVIPDIVAFGKGMGAGYAPIAAAVASEKVMEPILAGSKSVMSGHTLSANPQSCAVSLAVLEYLEKYKIISEVENKGIYLKNQIEKLKGLFPFIGDVRGKGLLLGIEFVENQIDKTPYPRNALITQKMVALAKEKGLIVYPAGAGIDGMNGDSIIISPPLIITKREIEELVSLLKETFTAFLNERNAEMVGDV, from the coding sequence GTGGAAAATTCATTTCTAATCAAACCAATGTTGGATGAAATATACCCTGTTATTGATTATGGCAAGGGCATATATCTATTTGATATGGACGGAAAAAAATATTTGGATGCTGCCTCAGGTGCAGTAACTGCCAATATTGGTCATGGGACAGAGGAAATCATTGAAGCCATGCAAGAACAAGCTAAAAAAGTTTCCTTTGTCTATCGATCTCAATTTACTAGTGAACCAGCGGAGAAGCTTGCCAAAAAAATTGCCGAATTAACCCCAGGTGACCTTAACTGGAGCTTCTTTGTAAATAGCGGATCAGAGGCCACTGAGACAGCAATGAAAATGGCCATTCAATACTGGCAAGAAAAAGGGATTCAAACCAAAAACAAAGTGTTATCAAGATGGGTTAGTTATCACGGGATTACGCTTGGCGCGCTTTCCATGTCTGGACACACGGGGAGAAGAGCTAGATTTGTTCCACTGTTAGAAGAATTCCCAGTGATTAATCCTCCTTATTGCTATCGCTGTCCCTATAATCTTGAGGCTCCATCCTGTCATTTTCTTTGTGCACAAGAACTCGAAACAGCCATCTTGAGAATAGGAGCCGAACAAATAGCTGCTTTTATTGCCGAGCCAGTTATTGGTGCAGCGGGGGGAGCTATTACCCCTCCAAAGGATTATTTTAAAAAGATTAAAGAGATATGCGAAAAACATGACATTCTATTTATAGCTGATGAAGTGATGACAGGTTTTGGACGGACAGGAACCATGCTTGCTTGTGAGTATTGGAGTGTAATCCCCGATATTGTAGCTTTTGGTAAAGGGATGGGGGCTGGATATGCCCCTATTGCAGCAGCTGTAGCGAGTGAAAAGGTGATGGAACCTATCTTGGCCGGATCAAAATCAGTGATGAGTGGACATACATTAAGTGCAAATCCCCAATCATGTGCTGTGTCCTTAGCCGTTCTAGAATACTTGGAAAAATACAAGATTATTAGTGAAGTAGAAAATAAGGGCATCTATTTAAAAAATCAAATTGAAAAGCTAAAAGGGCTATTTCCATTTATCGGGGATGTCCGAGGGAAGGGGCTACTACTTGGTATTGAATTTGTCGAGAACCAAATTGATAAAACACCATATCCAAGAAACGCATTAATTACACAGAAGATGGTAGCTTTAGCTAAGGAAAAAGGCTTGATTGTGTACCCTGCGGGTGCAGGGATTGATGGGATGAACGGTGACTCTATTATTATTTCACCACCATTAATCATTACAAAAAGAGAAATTGAAGAGTTAGTGAGTTTACTTAAAGAAACATTTACAGCCTTTTTAAATGAAAGAAATGCTGAAATGGTTGGTGATGTGTAG
- a CDS encoding CoA transferase subunit A → MENSFGKITTLEAVLTFFHDEMTIMFGGFGGVGTPPTLIDGILEKEIRELTLIGNDTGFPHIGIGKIVSRGRAKKVIASHIGSNPIAGDLMHAGKLEVEFSPQGILAERIRAGGVGLAAILSDIGMDNEMVSKNKPRIHLHGSEYLIETALTAEVSIVYAKKADEYGNLIYDKSARNTNPLVAMAGDLTIAEVEEIVPMGSLNPDEIITPGVFVDYVIPTKGVNWKWAWE, encoded by the coding sequence ATGGAGAATTCGTTCGGAAAGATTACAACATTAGAGGCTGTTTTAACATTTTTTCATGATGAAATGACCATCATGTTTGGGGGATTTGGCGGGGTCGGAACACCCCCGACCTTAATTGACGGTATTTTGGAAAAGGAAATCCGTGAGCTCACCTTAATTGGAAATGATACAGGTTTCCCACATATAGGAATAGGAAAAATAGTTAGTCGTGGCAGAGCTAAAAAGGTCATTGCATCCCATATTGGTTCTAATCCCATTGCAGGAGACCTTATGCATGCAGGGAAGCTTGAAGTGGAGTTTTCCCCTCAGGGTATTTTGGCAGAAAGAATCCGCGCTGGAGGTGTTGGATTAGCAGCCATTTTATCTGATATTGGGATGGATAATGAAATGGTTTCTAAAAATAAACCGCGTATTCATCTACATGGCAGTGAATATCTGATAGAGACTGCCTTAACTGCAGAGGTTTCTATTGTTTATGCCAAGAAGGCTGATGAGTATGGAAATTTAATTTATGACAAAAGCGCGCGCAATACGAATCCACTGGTCGCAATGGCAGGGGATTTAACGATAGCCGAAGTAGAAGAAATTGTTCCAATGGGAAGTCTTAACCCTGACGAAATTATTACCCCGGGAGTATTTGTTGATTATGTCATTCCAACTAAGGGGGTGAATTGGAAATGGGCATGGGAATAG
- a CDS encoding 3-oxoacid CoA-transferase subunit B — MGMGIDLRDKLAKRAAEEIQNGMVVNLGIGIPSLVPNHLTKETMVMFHAENGITGMGASPAKGEEDENLCNAGGFPVTLNKGGSYCDSSIAFGMIRRGRVDITILGSLQVSRKGDLANWIVPGKKVPGMGGAMELAQKARKVIVVMNHCDKNGTPKIVETCSLPLTSAGCVDLIITELAVFKVNEEGLLLTELFAPYSLANVKSKTGCHFKIEEQIRKIPY; from the coding sequence ATGGGCATGGGAATAGATCTTAGAGATAAACTTGCAAAAAGAGCTGCCGAGGAAATTCAAAATGGGATGGTCGTTAACCTTGGTATCGGGATCCCCTCATTAGTACCGAACCACTTAACAAAGGAAACAATGGTTATGTTCCATGCTGAAAACGGGATTACCGGAATGGGTGCAAGCCCGGCCAAAGGAGAAGAGGATGAAAACTTATGTAATGCAGGGGGATTTCCCGTTACATTGAACAAGGGCGGTTCCTATTGCGATAGTTCTATTGCTTTTGGGATGATCCGAAGAGGGAGAGTGGACATTACCATCCTTGGTTCACTTCAGGTAAGTCGAAAAGGAGATTTGGCAAACTGGATTGTCCCCGGAAAGAAGGTTCCAGGGATGGGAGGGGCAATGGAACTTGCTCAGAAGGCAAGAAAAGTCATTGTTGTTATGAATCATTGTGATAAAAATGGAACACCAAAAATTGTTGAAACTTGTTCCTTACCATTAACATCAGCAGGATGTGTGGATCTGATCATCACGGAATTAGCTGTATTCAAGGTTAATGAAGAGGGGTTACTTTTAACAGAGCTGTTTGCGCCGTACAGTTTAGCTAATGTGAAAAGCAAAACTGGATGTCATTTCAAAATTGAAGAACAAATCCGCAAAATTCCGTACTAA
- a CDS encoding peptidase — MQNYESRIKHWLKENRARGARLLQILVQENSTRGNESSTQAIVIEKCRQMGLVLDIWEIGGEELKNHPAYCCDRQSFEGNPNLVAVLKGAGGGKSIILNGHIDVVPVGDESNWRHDPFSGVIECGKLYGRGATDMKGGNVALLMAIESLIANGIKLKGDVIFQSVIEEESGGAGTLAAVLRGYSADGAIIPEPTNMKLFPKQQGSMWFRITVKGRAAHGGTRYEGVSAIEKSMFVIQRLQQLEKDRNAKITDPLFEKIPIPIPINIGKINSGEWPSSVPDTAIIEGRMGVSPEETIQAAKLEMEACLQELNEADEWLQENPLQIEWFGGRWLPGSLESDHPLMNELSKSFIEVKGDLPIVEASPWGTDGGILSTVGGTPVVVFGPGITETAHDANEHIDLEDLFAASEIIALTLMKWCEVCE, encoded by the coding sequence TTGCAAAACTATGAAAGCCGTATCAAGCATTGGTTAAAGGAGAATCGAGCGAGAGGGGCCAGACTGTTACAAATCCTTGTACAGGAGAATAGCACGAGGGGAAATGAAAGTAGCACACAGGCCATTGTAATTGAAAAATGCCGTCAGATGGGTTTGGTCCTTGATATTTGGGAGATTGGCGGTGAAGAACTAAAAAACCATCCAGCCTATTGCTGTGACCGTCAGAGCTTTGAAGGGAATCCTAATCTAGTTGCCGTTCTAAAAGGAGCAGGAGGTGGAAAATCAATTATTTTAAACGGCCATATTGATGTTGTACCTGTTGGTGATGAATCAAATTGGAGACATGATCCATTTAGTGGAGTGATTGAGTGCGGTAAGCTTTATGGAAGAGGAGCGACAGATATGAAAGGGGGGAATGTGGCTCTTTTAATGGCGATTGAATCCTTAATTGCAAACGGAATTAAATTAAAAGGGGATGTGATTTTTCAAAGTGTCATAGAAGAAGAGAGTGGTGGAGCAGGAACGCTAGCAGCCGTCCTGAGAGGATACAGTGCTGATGGAGCAATTATACCTGAGCCTACGAATATGAAACTTTTTCCAAAACAACAAGGTTCAATGTGGTTCAGAATAACGGTTAAGGGAAGGGCGGCACATGGTGGTACTAGATACGAAGGGGTAAGTGCGATTGAAAAATCAATGTTCGTCATACAGAGATTACAACAATTAGAGAAAGATAGAAATGCTAAGATTACTGACCCTCTCTTTGAAAAAATACCTATTCCCATCCCTATTAATATTGGAAAGATTAACAGCGGAGAATGGCCTTCTTCGGTGCCTGACACCGCCATTATTGAGGGGAGAATGGGTGTGTCACCAGAAGAAACGATTCAAGCCGCCAAGTTAGAAATGGAGGCATGCCTACAGGAATTGAATGAAGCGGATGAATGGTTACAGGAAAATCCGCTTCAAATTGAGTGGTTTGGAGGCAGGTGGCTGCCAGGAAGTTTAGAAAGTGATCACCCGTTAATGAATGAACTATCTAAGAGTTTTATAGAGGTGAAAGGGGATCTACCAATCGTTGAAGCAAGTCCATGGGGAACAGATGGTGGAATTCTTTCGACTGTTGGTGGCACACCCGTTGTGGTATTCGGACCGGGAATTACCGAAACAGCTCATGATGCGAATGAGCACATTGATCTGGAGGATTTGTTTGCGGCCAGTGAGATTATTGCTCTAACCTTGATGAAGTGGTGTGAAGTTTGTGAATAA
- a CDS encoding aldehyde dehydrogenase family protein: MKQLLWIGGEYRPTLSYIKLKNPYNLEHIADIAVAEQEDVVAAIAAAHQATVDMQEIPAYKRAEILEKVASLLKSEREECARLIAEEAAKPVKAARAEVDRTIMTYTFAAHEARRIHGETVPMDAAPGGEGRLAFTIREPLGVIAAITPFNFPMNLVAHKVGPAIAAGNTVVLKPASQTPLSAYKIAEYFHHAGLPSGALNVVTGSGRVVGDILMKDERIKMITFTGSPEVGKYICENSGLKKVTLELGSNSAVIVDDGVSLEKIIPRIVTGAFSYQGQVCISIQRIFVHEKIIDQFVAQFIEETKKLKAGHPLDEQTDVSALITRADVERTKQWVDEAIANGAGLKTGGNFNERIFQPTVLVDVPVSEKISCEEVFAPVVHINRFTSMEEAINLVNDSKYGLQAGIFTNDIHYGLRAAKKLEVGGVMINEIPTFRVDQMPYGGVKLSGMGREGIKYAVEEMTELKLISFKVE; encoded by the coding sequence TTGAAACAGTTATTGTGGATTGGCGGTGAATATCGACCAACCCTATCTTATATAAAATTAAAAAATCCATATAACCTGGAGCATATAGCTGATATTGCTGTTGCTGAACAGGAAGATGTTGTAGCAGCCATAGCGGCTGCGCATCAGGCTACTGTGGATATGCAAGAAATCCCTGCCTATAAACGTGCCGAGATTTTAGAGAAAGTAGCCAGTCTTCTAAAGAGCGAAAGAGAAGAGTGTGCAAGGCTGATTGCCGAGGAAGCAGCAAAACCCGTTAAAGCTGCCAGAGCTGAAGTCGACCGAACCATCATGACATACACGTTCGCTGCCCATGAGGCTAGAAGAATACATGGAGAAACAGTTCCGATGGATGCAGCACCCGGCGGAGAAGGCAGACTTGCTTTTACGATTAGGGAACCCCTTGGAGTAATTGCAGCCATTACTCCATTTAACTTTCCTATGAATCTCGTCGCACATAAAGTTGGTCCGGCCATTGCTGCAGGAAATACAGTGGTTTTAAAACCAGCGAGCCAGACACCATTATCAGCTTATAAAATTGCTGAATATTTTCATCATGCTGGATTGCCATCAGGTGCATTAAATGTGGTCACAGGAAGTGGCCGTGTAGTGGGAGATATATTGATGAAAGACGAAAGAATTAAGATGATTACCTTTACAGGCAGTCCTGAGGTGGGTAAATATATTTGTGAAAATTCAGGGCTAAAGAAAGTAACCCTTGAATTAGGCTCCAACTCAGCTGTAATTGTCGATGATGGTGTTAGCTTGGAAAAAATCATTCCAAGAATTGTTACGGGGGCATTTTCCTATCAAGGTCAAGTATGTATAAGTATTCAGCGTATCTTTGTACATGAAAAGATAATAGATCAGTTTGTCGCACAGTTTATTGAAGAAACGAAAAAATTAAAAGCGGGTCATCCACTTGACGAACAAACTGATGTATCCGCGCTTATAACTAGAGCGGATGTAGAGCGTACAAAACAATGGGTTGATGAGGCAATTGCCAATGGAGCAGGTCTTAAAACAGGTGGAAATTTTAATGAAAGAATCTTTCAACCTACTGTTCTAGTAGATGTTCCGGTTAGTGAGAAGATTTCTTGTGAAGAAGTCTTTGCTCCTGTTGTTCATATTAACCGCTTCACTTCAATGGAGGAAGCAATTAACCTTGTAAATGACTCAAAATACGGTCTACAGGCAGGAATTTTTACAAATGATATACATTATGGGTTGAGGGCTGCTAAAAAACTTGAAGTAGGCGGGGTTATGATTAACGAAATCCCGACCTTCCGTGTGGATCAAATGCCATATGGCGGAGTAAAGCTTAGTGGAATGGGGAGGGAAGGAATTAAGTATGCGGTTGAAGAAATGACAGAATTAAAGTTAATTAGCTTTAAGGTGGAGTAA
- the ablB gene encoding putative beta-lysine N-acetyltransferase, producing MNQTASTTYIEENSFFVEVYLDPFNKRIRVDDYRGNIQLVLKRVEELVQDQHAEKLIVKGRSNDFMILMENGLQPEAVVDRFFLGSDAFFFSKFYSQDRKKNDHWITEDGMIHSIYQLDPTMEKNLPPKEYELKKADENCAAELSTLYRQVFQVYPTPLHDPEYVKKTMKDGTIYYVYFHQGKIVSAASAEINSFYKNAELTDCATISEHRKYGLMKMILQELEGELKKKGIFCSYSIARSLSFGMNAVLFQLGYTYRGRLMNNCYIYDKLENMNMWVKNLATC from the coding sequence ATGAATCAGACTGCATCCACTACTTATATTGAGGAAAACAGCTTTTTTGTCGAAGTCTACCTTGATCCTTTTAACAAAAGGATTCGGGTTGATGATTATCGCGGGAATATACAATTGGTTCTTAAAAGAGTAGAGGAACTAGTGCAGGATCAACATGCAGAAAAGCTCATTGTGAAGGGACGCAGCAATGATTTTATGATATTAATGGAAAATGGACTACAGCCTGAAGCAGTGGTTGATCGATTTTTTTTAGGTTCAGATGCTTTTTTCTTTTCAAAGTTTTATTCACAGGACCGTAAAAAAAACGATCATTGGATAACCGAGGATGGCATGATTCATAGTATTTATCAATTAGACCCCACCATGGAAAAAAACCTTCCCCCTAAGGAATATGAGCTAAAGAAGGCAGATGAAAATTGTGCTGCTGAGTTATCCACATTGTATCGCCAAGTCTTCCAGGTATACCCAACACCGTTACATGATCCTGAATATGTAAAAAAGACGATGAAAGATGGGACGATTTACTACGTTTATTTCCATCAAGGCAAAATTGTCAGTGCAGCCTCTGCTGAAATAAATTCTTTTTATAAGAATGCAGAATTAACCGATTGTGCTACCATATCCGAACACAGGAAGTATGGATTAATGAAGATGATCCTTCAAGAGCTTGAGGGTGAATTGAAAAAAAAGGGGATCTTTTGTTCTTATTCAATTGCGAGGTCGTTATCGTTCGGTATGAATGCTGTTCTATTTCAGCTAGGATATACCTATCGTGGAAGATTAATGAATAATTGTTATATTTATGATAAGTTAGAAAATATGAATATGTGGGTGAAAAATCTGGCAACCTGCTAA
- a CDS encoding sigma 54-interacting transcriptional regulator, with the protein MVQLTALTEEVLSAILKSIDEGIHVVNTEGKTIFYNEVAAKHDGMEVKEVQGKHLIDAFPSLTEESSTLLKVIKTGKPIYNQTQVYLNVHGTRIDTINTTLPIFLGKEIIGAVEIAKDYSRMKLLAERLLDLQKGVNRTTKKKVKKQLNYTFADLKTVNPVFISTKEEGKKLAKSDSPILVYGESGTGKELFVQGIHHESIRSGGAFIAQNCAAIPETLLESILFGTAKGSYTGAVDRKGLFELADGGTLFLDELHTMPIELQAKLLRVLEDGMVRRVGSSQNISVDVRVIAAMNVHPSIALQDQKLRSDLYYRLNVFTFSLLPLRERKDDILFLTDYFMKEFNRKLGKNINGLEKKLELFFIEYQWPGNVRELKHTLEYMMNVCEGTQLCVEELPMMLKHHASPLKGKSNHQCESLSLRKNMEELERELIMNALELSDGNVNQAAKLLEIPRQTLQYKIKKWMD; encoded by the coding sequence ATGGTTCAATTAACAGCTTTAACAGAAGAAGTGTTATCAGCTATCCTAAAAAGTATAGATGAAGGGATTCATGTTGTTAATACAGAAGGAAAAACCATCTTTTATAATGAAGTGGCAGCTAAGCATGATGGCATGGAAGTGAAGGAAGTACAAGGGAAACATTTAATTGATGCATTTCCCTCCCTGACAGAGGAATCTAGTACTCTATTAAAAGTGATTAAAACGGGTAAGCCTATCTACAACCAAACACAGGTTTATCTAAATGTCCATGGTACTAGAATAGATACCATTAATACCACTTTACCAATTTTTTTAGGAAAAGAAATTATCGGTGCAGTTGAAATTGCAAAAGACTATTCACGGATGAAACTCCTTGCAGAAAGGCTATTAGACTTACAAAAAGGTGTCAATAGGACTACCAAGAAAAAGGTGAAAAAACAATTAAACTATACATTTGCAGATTTAAAAACGGTAAATCCCGTTTTTATCAGTACGAAAGAAGAAGGAAAGAAACTCGCAAAATCAGATTCTCCTATCCTTGTTTATGGGGAATCTGGGACAGGTAAGGAGCTATTTGTCCAGGGGATTCATCATGAATCCATCCGTTCTGGGGGTGCATTTATAGCTCAAAATTGTGCAGCTATTCCAGAAACTTTATTAGAAAGTATTCTTTTCGGTACAGCTAAAGGAAGCTATACTGGTGCTGTTGATCGTAAAGGCTTATTTGAACTCGCGGATGGAGGAACTTTGTTTCTAGATGAATTACATACGATGCCCATTGAGCTACAAGCAAAGCTGTTAAGGGTGTTAGAGGATGGAATGGTTAGAAGGGTCGGAAGTTCGCAAAACATTTCTGTAGATGTACGTGTAATTGCAGCAATGAATGTGCATCCGAGTATTGCATTACAAGACCAAAAACTTCGATCTGATCTTTATTACCGGTTAAATGTGTTCACTTTTTCGCTTCTCCCCTTGAGAGAGAGAAAAGATGATATCTTATTTTTAACAGACTATTTTATGAAGGAATTTAACCGTAAACTTGGGAAAAATATCAATGGTTTGGAAAAGAAACTGGAGTTGTTTTTTATTGAATATCAATGGCCAGGAAATGTTAGAGAACTAAAACATACACTTGAATACATGATGAATGTTTGTGAAGGGACACAGTTATGCGTTGAAGAATTGCCGATGATGCTGAAACATCATGCTTCCCCATTAAAAGGTAAGAGTAATCACCAGTGTGAAAGTTTGTCGTTAAGAAAAAATATGGAGGAATTAGAAAGAGAACTTATTATGAATGCTCTTGAATTGAGTGATGGTAATGTGAATCAAGCGGCGAAGCTGTTGGAGATTCCTAGACAAACACTGCAATACAAAATTAAGAAATGGATGGATTGA